The Thermococcus peptonophilus genomic sequence GATCAAAAAAGAGCTCAAAGAGTCTAGCAAAATCCGTCAAGTCCTCTTTTAAGTTCTTGATCATGTCTGGGTCATGTTTCAACGTGTAAGGGCGTTCTCCAGTTAACGCCCTTATGTAAACCATAAGGGCCTCACTGAACACTATTCCATTTGAGTACAAAATATCAAATCTCTCTTTCAAGTCCAGCAGGTCAATACTGCCTTCCAGATGCTCAATTATTACGTTGGTATCCACAAAAGCTGCTAGACTGTCCATTCCTCCTCGACCTCTTCCAAGAGTCTTTTGAGATCCACTCCCTTGAACTTCCCGTGAAGTTTTTTCACACTGTGTTCTATGACGATTTCCCTCTCGATTATTCTTTTGAGCCTGTTGATATCCAGTGTTTTCAAAATCTCGTCTGGGACGTTGAGCTCTATCGCTATCTTTCCCATTCTCTCACCCGTTCAACTATTCTGCCTTAAGAATATAAAATACTTCGCTTCCCTAGAACACCCATCCCCTTTCAATTAACTCCCTTAGAGTTGGCCACTTCTGATCTTTCGGAGAGATTATTGGATCTTCGACTGGCCATTTAATTCCCACATCCGGGTCGTTCCATATGAGCCCACCTTCGTGGTCGGGAGCGTAGACATTGTCCACCTTGTAAACGACCTCTGCAACATCGCTCAGAACTACAAACCCGTGGGCAAAGCCCCTCGGGATGTAGAGCTGATACTTGTTGAACTCCGACAAAATGACGCCAACGTACTTTCCAAACGTCGGCGAGTTCTTTCTTAAATCTACTGCAACATCGTAGATAACTCCCCTCACACACCTCACTATCTTTGCCTGCGCATAGGGCTCCCTCTGAAAGTGCAAACCTCTGAGAACGCCGTATTTTGAGCGGGAGTGGTTGTCCTGCACGAACTCCCCCTTAATGCCGGCCTTCTCAAAGTCGGGCTTCTTGTAGGTCTCCATGAAGAAGCCCCTTTCGTCTTCAAAAACGCGGGGCTTGATAAGGATTACATCTGGGATCTCCAGCTTCTTGAACTCGAATGGCATTTTTATTACCTCCTCATTCAAGGAACTCAACCTGAAGCTCTGGGGCGACTTTCTTTATCTTTTCAAAGTGCTTGTCTTTCGTTATTAGAGTTAGCCCCCGGGATATTGAAACCGCGGCTATTACGATGTCAACTGCAGGAACCGGAGTGCCTTCTTTCACAAGCTTTTCCGAGAGCTCAACCGCGAGTGCGTACTCCTTTACGGTGGGTATCAAAAGGTTCAGGTCTAGGAGAGCCGCTTTGGGATACTCAACGAGGTTAAGTACTGTTGTGTATCCTTCTTCTAGGCTGTCTCTGTTCCTTGCTGCGTCTATCAGGACGTTCGTGTCGTAGAACTTCTTTTTGTTCGATCCCATTCCAGCTCCCTCACTTTTTTGTAGTATCCTTCGTAAGCTTCATTATGGGTGGCTTCTATCTCCTTTAGTGTCTCTTCCCCAAGAAGACCTCTAAACTCGTCCATAGAAATCTCTGCCTTTGAACTTTCCAGTTCTTGGAGGTACTCTTCTATAGCCCTTCTCGCTATTTCGCTCCATTTGATTTCAGGATGCTTCTTCATCCTGCGATAGAGCTCTGGGGGGATGGAAAGGGTCATTGTAGGCATAGCATCACCTTAATAAATTATGTGTGCACACATATTTAATTGTTGCTACCACCCCAGCTTCCAGGGCGTGGGATGGAGAACTTTCTCATTGACTAAAGGC encodes the following:
- the rfbC gene encoding dTDP-4-dehydrorhamnose 3,5-epimerase, whose protein sequence is MPFEFKKLEIPDVILIKPRVFEDERGFFMETYKKPDFEKAGIKGEFVQDNHSRSKYGVLRGLHFQREPYAQAKIVRCVRGVIYDVAVDLRKNSPTFGKYVGVILSEFNKYQLYIPRGFAHGFVVLSDVAEVVYKVDNVYAPDHEGGLIWNDPDVGIKWPVEDPIISPKDQKWPTLRELIERGWVF
- a CDS encoding type II toxin-antitoxin system VapC family toxin, which encodes MGSNKKKFYDTNVLIDAARNRDSLEEGYTTVLNLVEYPKAALLDLNLLIPTVKEYALAVELSEKLVKEGTPVPAVDIVIAAVSISRGLTLITKDKHFEKIKKVAPELQVEFLE
- a CDS encoding type II toxin-antitoxin system VapC family toxin — its product is MDSLAAFVDTNVIIEHLEGSIDLLDLKERFDILYSNGIVFSEALMVYIRALTGERPYTLKHDPDMIKNLKEDLTDFARLFELFFDLEINRTIETLAVEYMIKYGLLPNDALILATCKFYDVRYLISFDKDFADACEGEGITLLDNPEKLSGLGGLQ